A single genomic interval of Aedes aegypti strain LVP_AGWG chromosome 1, AaegL5.0 Primary Assembly, whole genome shotgun sequence harbors:
- the LOC110674821 gene encoding uncharacterized protein LOC110674821 isoform X1 — translation MTQFVIQSGDGRQYVQMSDGTCLEIIAGEANSYASTSTQIQPTTQSSVILDSSNVITDNDLNNVLDTTGNQNDQPCSIEQPTQEEQMCHDTSIMTVLRDLQGRVTRMETMLEKVFAFMANINRLFETKLSTKMQDGDVKKYDEDFSEFDDLMPVKTEEKLRELEHQLKTQSYADKLYRFFETVFKLNGKREGKPFFRNLLRKFVDPSILVSYSWLGNSRAKKGEPANKNKSFKDNFPSFVQFVGRIQRSADFEFSAEDTEESFSQFLRQKNTELKRKIARSGAPKASHTKKRRQHSQHLSPRIDETTEEIENEDLSEQIAIKEVDIIPAASYSSSSSSSSSDTDVE, via the coding sequence ATGACTCAGTTTGTCATTCAGTCAGGTGACGGTCGGCAATATGTCCAGATGAGTGACGGAACATGTTTGGAAATCATTGCTGGTGAAGCTAACTCATATGCTTCGACTAGTACTCAAATTCAACCTACAACACAAAGCAGTGTAATACTGGACAGCAGTAATGTTATCACCGACAATGATCTAAACAATGTTCTCGACACTACGGGAAACCAGAATGATCAGCCATGTTCTATCGAACAACCGACTCAAGAAGAACAAATGTGTCATGACACCTCAATCATGACAGTCCTTCGAGATTTGCAAGGTCGGGTTACCAGAATGGAAACGATGCTGGAGAAGGTTTTTGCTTTCATGGCCAATATAAATCGACTCTTCGAAACCAAACTATCGACAAAAATGCAGGATGGAGATGTGAAAAAATACGACGAAGATTTCTCCGAGTTTGACGATCTCATGCCGGTTAAAACCGAGGAAAAACTGAGAGAACTGGAGCATCAATTAAAAACACAATCATATGCAGACAAACTTTATAGATTCTTCGAAaccgttttcaaattaaatggCAAACGCGAAGGAAAACCATTCTTCCGAAACCTACTACGGAAATTTGTTGACCCGTCCATTTTAGTTTCGTACTCGTGGTTGGGAAATTCACGAGCAAAAAAAGGTGAACCAGCCAACAAGAACAAGAGTTTCAAAGACAATTTTCCAAGCTTTGTTCAATTTGTTGGCCGTATTCAAAGATCTGCTGACTTCGAATTTTCGGCAGAAGACACGGAAGAATCGTTCAGCCAATTTCTACGGCAGAAAAATACGGAGTTGAAACGGAAAATTGCGAGATCTGGCGCTCCGAAAGCCTCCCACACAAAAAAGAGACGACAACATTCTCAACATCTCTCACCCAGAATCGACGAAACAACTGAAGAAATCGAAAACGAAGATCTTTCAGAACAAATCGCCATCAAGGAGGTAGACATCATTCCAGCAGCCTCCTACAGCAGTTCCAGTTCCAGTAGCAGCTCAGATACCGATGTTGAGTAA